In a single window of the Arachis hypogaea cultivar Tifrunner chromosome 6, arahy.Tifrunner.gnm2.J5K5, whole genome shotgun sequence genome:
- the LOC112698254 gene encoding uncharacterized protein produces MEANRKRTNRGFLKGKLAPFYKSQTTKSSPTTTTKVNKPNHSSPSSSLSSSSPSSFGVVHHHQDYAVSQAKPNPKVSIIVADGRGGGDLMSRLEEFYGVPADESVDIKAKIYISMVQERLSLERVNSNESIPNKFQEKN; encoded by the coding sequence ATGGAGGCAAACCGTAAGCGCACCAACAGAGGCTTCTTGAAAGGAAAATTAGCACCTTTCTACAAATCACAAACAACAAAGTCTTCCCCAACAACAACTACAAAGGTTAATAAGCCAAAtcattcttctccttcttcttctttgtcgTCGTCTTCTCCCTCCTCTTTCGGTGTTGTCCACCACCATCAAGACTATGCCGTGTCGCAGGCGAAGCCGAATCCAAAGGTTTCCATCATTGTAGCTGATGGCAGGGGCGGTGGTGACTTGATGAGCCGTTTGGAAGAGTTCTATGGCGTGCCGGCAGACGAAAGCGTCGACATAAAAGCAAAAATTTACATATCTATGGTTCAAGAACGTTTATCGCTTGAGCGAGTAAACAGTAATGAATCCATACCCAACAAGTTTCAAGAAAAGAATTGA